From Erigeron canadensis isolate Cc75 chromosome 5, C_canadensis_v1, whole genome shotgun sequence:
TCTTCCAGATAAACGGACAATCAGAGTATTAATACTAAATAGTAACGATATGCATCATATTTCATCAAAATGGACCAAATTCTTCAATTCTAAAAGGGGTGTGAGTATGTGTCTGCTACTTGACATCAAACACAGTAATTGAGCATGAATGCCCTAAAAAGAGTTTGTGTTTAAATTCTTAATCATTTCTTAACAGAAGTAATAATCTGACAATTGTGTTgctgaagttgaagaagaaccAACGAATGCTGATATATGGAATATCAGTTCCTGAGCACGGAAGATACCGAGACTGGAAAGCTATACTGTGGAAGACAGCTGGATGAATTCAAGAATTCTCGAGACTGGGTTGCATCTACCAATACATGATTGAGCAATTGAACTTGCAGTCTTTTAGATTCGACCTTAGCATACTAGATTGGATATACAATACAGATAATGTTTCGATAGGTCTAAAACAGGTATAAAAGAAGTTAGGGGGCATTAACAGAACAACATTAGCACCTGGAAGCATGTATGGAAATAAAACCAGAATTCAACACATGGTACCAGTAGATACATGAATAGCAACACATCAATGCAGCCGAGAGCACAGCCTGCATTTCTGAAGGGATGTGACTGTTATTGGATGCATCAAACACTATACACCCTGATTCCCTAAAAAGGGCCCATACTTGAATAATATATAGTTTCTGCACAGAAGAGTCATAATCTGCCAAAAGTGAGCAAGAACCAACACTATGCTGATCAAGGAATTTCAATTTCCAAGCAAGGGATATACTATGAAACTTGAAAGGTAATAACATGAAAGAAAAATGGCCGACTTTAAGAATTCTCTCGACCGGGTAATATCTTACAAAAGATGATTGAACATTTAAACTTGCAGATCTTTTAAATATCACCTTAGCATATTAGATGGGATATACAGGTATACAACAAAGATGATGCCATTTCAATAAGACCTAAAACGGGTTATAAGAGAGGTTATGGAGCATGAACAGCTAAACAACATTAGCATGTCTCAAAGCATAAAGCAACAACTTCTAGAAAAAACTTGTTATCAATAACCTCAAAAAGTGAATCCTTGGACCCGCGAATGCAATAACATGTACTGTAGCTATCTATTGACGCGATCAACAACACTCTATTGATTTCTGCCACACCAATTTGCCTATGTATTCTGACAAATTTACATCTTTGTTGCAGCTATTTACCCTGTGAAATCCTCAAAATCATATTGCATAAGAAGTCTGTCTACTGTATTTCGACTCATGACTTGTTTTGAATGCAGCTCTCTCAGGAGTAGAGCTGCCAGTTCCTTCTCGCCTTCGTGGGCAATCCCTTCCACTACAATTGTATAAGTTGTCTCATTAGGCATATACCCTTTATCTATCATCATCTCATAAATCTCCAGAGCCAAATCTGTTCTCTGAGATTTGCACAGCCCAAGTATAAGCGCATTAAAATTGTCGATATCAGCCCTGCAACTACTTTCTTCCATGATGCTAAATACTTCCAGGGCTTCATCCAACATTCCCTCCATGCACAACCCTCTAATCAAAGACGAATAAGTATAAGAATCAGGTGTAAATCCATACCTGGTCATTTCATAAAGAAGCTGAAACGCAGGAAAAGTATTCCCTTTTCTACACAACCCTGATATCACATTCTTGTAAAAGTCATGATTTGAGGAGTTCTGTTTACTACTCAAGCTATTAATGATCGAGAAAGCTTCATGTACCATGCCCACTTTGCATAAACCAGAAATGGCATTATAAGTTCCCTCATTCGGACTGCAATCCCTATAAGCCATCAAATCAAGACACTTCATAACATCTTCAACCTTCTTTTCTTCACAAAGACGTGCAATGATTGGATTATAAGTCGCGGCAATGGGCTTAAACTCTCCTTTAGTCATCTCATTAAGCACCTTAAGCGCATTATCAGTTCTACCATGAAAAGCAAGtgaactaatcaatatattataagTAACCAAAGACGGTGACAACCCTGCTTCAACCATCTCAGCCACAAGCTCATTTGCTTCATCCCACCTCCCTTCACGACACaaacttctcaacaaaataTTATAAGTCACAACATTTGGGGTGTACCCTTTCGACGGCAACTCCCTAAAAAAACAAAGTGCCTCATTAGTCCTACCTT
This genomic window contains:
- the LOC122599981 gene encoding pentatricopeptide repeat-containing protein At1g79080, chloroplastic — translated: MALLLNSVPPITNLSTEHIIKTLKKSTQFHSFSPKLRFTRVLLASTQVGLASKESVFTLPNWRTGRTDPKNKEYRLNDAFLYLEYMVGKGQTPDVYHATQLLYDLCKSKKLRKATRVMEMIVDSGCVPDAASYNFLVSQLCKRGNVGHAMQLVEKMEDHGFPTHTVTYNSLVRGLCMLGNLNQTMLFIDKLINKGLVPNAFTYSILLEAAYKERGANEAMRLLSDIIAKGGEPNLVSYNVLLTGLCKEGRTNEALCFFRELPSKGYTPNVVTYNILLRSLCREGRWDEANELVAEMVEAGLSPSLVTYNILISSLAFHGRTDNALKVLNEMTKGEFKPIAATYNPIIARLCEEKKVEDVMKCLDLMAYRDCSPNEGTYNAISGLCKVGMVHEAFSIINSLSSKQNSSNHDFYKNVISGLCRKGNTFPAFQLLYEMTRYGFTPDSYTYSSLIRGLCMEGMLDEALEVFSIMEESSCRADIDNFNALILGLCKSQRTDLALEIYEMMIDKGYMPNETTYTIVVEGIAHEGEKELAALLLRELHSKQVMSRNTVDRLLMQYDFEDFTG